One Microbacterium sp. No. 7 genomic window carries:
- a CDS encoding YbaK/EbsC family protein: MTESSLPARSRLVHDALRAAGIPGEIVVLPDAASTAVLAAEALGVEVGAIANSLVFWSDGEPLLVMTSGAHRVDTAALAARLGRTSIRRATPDQVRDATGQAIGGVAPTGHPAPLVTVVDEDLARHPEVWAAGGTPHTVFPLTFDELVRVTGGTVLKVD; the protein is encoded by the coding sequence GTGACAGAATCCTCGCTCCCCGCGCGCAGCCGCCTCGTGCACGACGCGCTCCGCGCCGCCGGCATCCCCGGCGAGATCGTCGTGCTGCCCGACGCCGCCTCGACCGCCGTCCTCGCCGCCGAGGCGCTCGGCGTCGAGGTCGGCGCGATCGCCAACTCCCTGGTGTTCTGGTCCGACGGCGAGCCGCTGCTCGTGATGACCAGCGGCGCGCATCGCGTCGACACCGCCGCGCTCGCCGCACGGCTCGGGCGCACGTCGATCCGGCGGGCGACGCCCGATCAGGTGCGGGATGCCACGGGCCAGGCGATCGGCGGCGTCGCCCCGACGGGGCATCCGGCGCCGCTCGTCACGGTCGTCGACGAGGACCTCGCACGCCACCCGGAGGTCTGGGCCGCGGGCGGCACGCCGCACACCGTCTTCCCGCTCACCTTCGACGAGCTCGTGCGCGTCACGGGCGGCACGGTGCTCAAGGTCGACTGA
- a CDS encoding pirin family protein, producing the protein MTNLDRRPGIAVLQPGEPCTAVEALEPRAVPLGGLRAMTVRRTLPQRQRSLVGAWCFLDHYGPDDVAATGGMQVPRHPHTGLATVSWLFAGRIDHLDSGGNAAAVVPGELNLMIAGRGITHQEISTPDTTSLHGVQLWYALPEETRFSENRFEHYAPEPVVRPGLTARVFIGELLGSASPVDTRTPGLLGAELLLEPGAAVRLSVRSDFEHAVLAEDADVTVNAVAIAHRSLAYVPPGSGTLEIVAGRAGARVLLLGGVPLGERIVMWWNFVGRDHDEIVEYRRRYQAELGFEPPHPGDAGKPALFGSFPPGQRPALPAPALPITRLLPRD; encoded by the coding sequence ATGACGAACCTCGACAGACGTCCGGGCATCGCGGTGCTCCAGCCGGGCGAGCCCTGCACCGCCGTCGAGGCCCTCGAGCCGCGTGCCGTGCCGCTCGGCGGGCTGCGTGCGATGACCGTCCGCCGAACGCTGCCGCAGCGTCAGCGCTCGCTCGTCGGCGCCTGGTGCTTCCTCGATCACTACGGCCCGGACGACGTCGCCGCCACGGGCGGCATGCAGGTGCCGCGCCATCCGCACACGGGCCTCGCCACGGTGTCGTGGCTGTTCGCCGGCCGGATCGATCACCTCGACTCCGGAGGGAACGCCGCCGCCGTCGTTCCCGGCGAGCTGAACCTCATGATCGCGGGACGCGGCATCACCCACCAGGAGATCAGCACGCCCGACACCACCTCGCTGCACGGCGTGCAGCTCTGGTACGCCCTGCCGGAGGAGACACGGTTCAGCGAGAACCGCTTCGAGCACTACGCGCCCGAGCCGGTCGTGCGCCCCGGCCTCACGGCGCGCGTGTTCATCGGGGAGCTGCTCGGCTCGGCCTCGCCGGTCGACACGCGCACGCCCGGCCTCCTCGGCGCGGAGCTGCTGCTGGAGCCGGGCGCGGCCGTCCGGCTGAGCGTGCGGAGCGACTTCGAGCACGCCGTGCTCGCGGAGGACGCGGATGTCACGGTGAACGCCGTGGCGATCGCGCATCGCTCCCTCGCGTACGTCCCTCCGGGCTCCGGCACGCTCGAGATCGTCGCAGGTCGCGCCGGCGCACGCGTGTTGCTGCTCGGCGGCGTGCCGCTGGGGGAGCGGATCGTGATGTGGTGGAACTTCGTCGGCCGAGATCACGACGAGATCGTCGAGTACCGCCGCCGTTATCAGGCCGAGCTCGGCTTCGAGCCGCCGCATCCCGGGGACGCCGGCAAGCCCGCGCTCTTCGGGAGCTTCCCGCCCGGGCAGCGGCCGGCCCTCCCCGCGCCCGCCCTGCCGATCACGCGGCTTCTGCCGAGGGACTGA
- a CDS encoding TetR/AcrR family transcriptional regulator, producing MSPTREESRVTTRRSVLAAADHLFRERGFGMTTIRDIADASGVSVGTVMTAGDKNALLIQVFDALIEEEHARSAPRPTEGPCPDRILAHVQPFVEIFTSHPDLSRVYASILVSGTHDSELFTRLAALLRDEVGTILRTHGCADAEHAGIRAEAIHAAYVGALFTWSAQRRVDHDRILAQLHRTFAAICPCSSLDLRGEDAA from the coding sequence ATGTCACCCACCCGAGAGGAGTCGCGCGTCACGACACGACGATCGGTGCTGGCCGCGGCCGACCACCTGTTCCGAGAGCGCGGGTTCGGAATGACGACGATCCGAGACATCGCCGACGCGAGCGGGGTGAGCGTCGGCACCGTCATGACCGCCGGCGACAAGAACGCCCTGCTGATCCAGGTGTTCGATGCCCTCATCGAGGAGGAGCACGCACGATCGGCGCCGCGCCCGACGGAGGGGCCGTGCCCCGACCGCATCCTGGCGCACGTGCAGCCGTTCGTGGAGATCTTCACGAGCCACCCCGATCTGTCGCGCGTGTACGCGTCGATCCTCGTGTCGGGAACCCACGACTCCGAGCTGTTCACGCGCCTCGCCGCGCTGCTGCGCGACGAGGTCGGCACCATCCTCCGCACGCACGGCTGTGCCGATGCCGAGCACGCGGGCATCCGCGCAGAGGCGATCCACGCCGCCTACGTCGGCGCCCTCTTCACGTGGTCGGCGCAGCGCCGCGTCGACCACGACCGGATCCTGGCGCAGCTGCACCGCACGTTCGCGGCGATCTGCCCCTGCTCCTCGCTCGACCTCCGCGGAGAGGACGCCGCATGA
- a CDS encoding DoxX family protein: MTALPAAWWPPVLLALVLAGDAALSARPPRFIRECLDGVGFPRDWWWTLIVIKALAAAGLVVGIWTPGVAVAANVGVIAYFCCAAAAHLRARSLGSAFWVNCLGMLTLSMAVLVLSLTL, encoded by the coding sequence ATGACGGCGCTTCCGGCCGCATGGTGGCCGCCCGTGCTGCTCGCCCTCGTGCTGGCGGGCGACGCCGCCCTGTCGGCACGCCCTCCGCGCTTCATCCGCGAGTGCCTCGACGGCGTGGGGTTTCCGCGCGACTGGTGGTGGACGCTCATCGTCATCAAGGCGCTCGCTGCCGCGGGGCTCGTCGTCGGCATCTGGACGCCCGGCGTCGCCGTCGCCGCGAACGTCGGCGTGATCGCCTACTTCTGCTGCGCCGCCGCCGCACACCTCCGTGCCCGCAGCCTGGGATCGGCGTTCTGGGTCAACTGCCTGGGCATGCTCACGCTGTCGATGGCGGTGCTGGTGCTCTCGCTGACGCTGTGA
- a CDS encoding CE1759 family FMN reductase → MNATDKSLVVVSAGTSDPSSTALLASRAAARIESLGAERGLAVATRTVELRTLARDVADAMVTGLVSPSLQRALDAVRDADALVVSTPVYKAGPSGLLTSFFQVLDNDVLIGTPVVLAATAGSARHALVVDEQLRGLFAYLRAVAAPTALFAAPEDWGGGLDERIDRAAAELLALVAGGFRDAVRGDAWGRYQHSYGSGGGTQLGIELDTDLMRLAAGGA, encoded by the coding sequence GTGAACGCCACGGACAAGAGCCTCGTCGTCGTCTCCGCGGGGACGAGCGACCCGTCGAGCACGGCGCTGCTCGCGAGCCGCGCCGCCGCGCGCATCGAGAGCCTCGGCGCCGAGCGCGGCCTCGCGGTCGCCACGCGCACCGTCGAGCTGCGCACGCTCGCCCGCGACGTCGCCGACGCGATGGTCACGGGCCTCGTGTCGCCGTCCCTGCAGCGAGCGCTCGACGCGGTCCGCGACGCCGACGCGCTCGTCGTGTCGACGCCCGTGTACAAGGCGGGGCCGAGCGGACTGCTCACCTCGTTCTTCCAGGTGCTCGACAACGACGTGCTCATCGGCACGCCGGTCGTGCTCGCGGCCACGGCGGGCAGCGCGCGGCACGCGCTCGTCGTGGACGAGCAGCTGCGCGGCCTCTTCGCCTACCTGCGCGCCGTGGCCGCGCCGACGGCGCTGTTCGCCGCTCCCGAGGACTGGGGCGGCGGCCTCGACGAGCGCATCGACCGTGCGGCGGCCGAGCTGCTGGCGCTGGTCGCGGGCGGCTTCCGCGACGCCGTGCGCGGCGACGCCTGGGGCCGCTATCAGCACAGCTACGGCAGCGGGGGCGGCACGCAGCTCGGCATCGAGCTCGACACCGACCTCATGCGTCTCGCCGCGGGCGGGGCCTGA
- a CDS encoding DUF445 domain-containing protein: MARTPTELLSPADQRRRRDLRVMKAVAAGALVFMAVVFVIAFALQQQYPAWAYVRAAAEGGMVGALADWFAVTALFRHPLGIPIPHTAIIPRRKDEIGRTLGEFVETNFLEGEVVRTKLTQTEIARRAGEWLRDPAHAETVSREAAPVVAGILRALSDDEVQDLIADLAREHLLSPEWGPTLGGWLERVVDAGAHRGAVDLGVDSIATWLAANRESFSGLVSRRLPSWVPSVAMRLIDDTVYHEAVKFIEAVQADPAHPARLAIDRYLGRLAGNLQHDPATIGRLEDAKSAVFDSPRVRELAAEAWNTAKAGLLRALEDPESSLRRRAAAALQEVGGRLATDEALQRRVDGRLVDAAVIVVERYRHDIASIITDTVERWDAEETSEKIELMVGRDLQYIRLNGTIVGALAGLVIFTVAHAILG; this comes from the coding sequence ATGGCGCGCACTCCGACAGAGCTCCTCAGCCCCGCCGATCAGCGTCGACGCCGCGATCTGCGCGTCATGAAGGCGGTCGCCGCCGGCGCGCTCGTCTTCATGGCCGTGGTCTTCGTGATCGCGTTCGCCCTGCAGCAGCAGTACCCCGCGTGGGCCTACGTGCGCGCGGCGGCCGAGGGCGGCATGGTCGGCGCCCTGGCCGACTGGTTCGCCGTGACGGCGCTCTTCCGGCATCCGCTCGGCATCCCCATCCCGCACACCGCGATCATCCCGCGGCGCAAGGACGAGATCGGACGCACGCTCGGGGAGTTCGTCGAGACCAACTTCCTCGAGGGCGAGGTCGTGCGCACCAAGCTCACGCAGACCGAGATCGCCCGTCGCGCGGGCGAATGGCTGCGCGACCCCGCGCACGCCGAGACGGTGAGCCGCGAGGCCGCGCCCGTCGTCGCCGGCATCCTGCGCGCGCTCAGCGACGACGAGGTGCAGGACCTCATCGCCGACCTCGCCCGCGAGCACCTGCTCTCGCCCGAGTGGGGACCGACCCTCGGCGGCTGGCTGGAGCGCGTCGTCGACGCCGGCGCGCACCGCGGCGCCGTCGACCTCGGCGTCGACAGCATCGCCACGTGGCTCGCCGCCAACCGCGAGTCGTTCAGCGGCCTGGTGTCGCGCCGCCTCCCGTCATGGGTGCCGTCGGTCGCGATGCGCCTGATCGACGACACCGTCTATCACGAGGCGGTGAAGTTCATCGAGGCCGTGCAGGCCGACCCGGCGCACCCCGCGCGCCTCGCGATCGACCGCTACCTCGGGCGGCTGGCGGGCAACCTGCAGCACGATCCGGCGACGATCGGACGCCTCGAAGACGCCAAGAGCGCCGTCTTCGACAGCCCGCGCGTGCGCGAGCTCGCCGCCGAGGCGTGGAACACGGCGAAGGCCGGGCTGCTGCGCGCGCTCGAAGACCCCGAGAGCTCCCTGCGGCGGCGCGCGGCCGCCGCGCTGCAGGAGGTCGGCGGGCGCCTCGCGACCGACGAGGCGCTGCAGCGGCGCGTCGACGGACGCCTCGTCGACGCCGCCGTCATCGTCGTGGAACGCTACCGGCACGACATCGCCTCGATCATCACCGACACCGTCGAGCGCTGGGACGCCGAGGAGACGAGCGAGAAGATCGAGCTGATGGTCGGCCGCGACCTGCAGTACATCCGCCTCAACGGCACGATCGTGGGCGCCCTCGCGGGCCTCGTGATCTTCACGGTCGCGCACGCGATCCTCGGCTGA
- a CDS encoding SDR family oxidoreductase codes for MRTYLITGAASGIGAATAELLIERGDRVIGADLRGTDIDSDLTTPEGREHLVAEATRLSGGALDGIIAVAGLATPTPATVGVNYFGMIASLEGLRPLLAGSDAPRAVGVGSMASLMPGDDRLVELLLADDEPGALARAAELAASPEQGPLIYSSTKIAFARWVRRHAADAEWAGAGIPLNAVAPGIILTPMVAPLMETEEGRAQMAQAVPMPLNGPAEAVVVARLLAWLAGPENTHLCGQVVFVDGGSDVVIRGDATW; via the coding sequence ATGCGCACATACCTGATCACCGGAGCGGCCTCCGGCATCGGAGCGGCCACGGCGGAGCTTCTCATCGAGCGGGGCGACCGTGTCATCGGCGCCGACCTGCGCGGCACCGACATCGACAGCGACCTGACGACTCCCGAGGGGCGCGAGCACCTCGTCGCCGAGGCCACGCGCCTGAGCGGCGGCGCGCTCGACGGCATCATCGCCGTCGCCGGCCTGGCCACGCCGACGCCCGCGACCGTCGGCGTCAACTACTTCGGCATGATCGCGAGCCTCGAGGGGCTGCGACCGCTGCTCGCCGGCTCCGACGCCCCGCGCGCGGTCGGCGTCGGCTCGATGGCGAGCCTCATGCCCGGCGACGACCGGCTCGTCGAGCTGCTGCTCGCCGACGACGAGCCCGGCGCCCTCGCGCGCGCCGCCGAGCTGGCCGCCTCGCCGGAGCAGGGGCCCCTCATCTACAGCTCCACCAAGATCGCCTTCGCCCGCTGGGTGCGCCGGCATGCCGCCGACGCGGAGTGGGCGGGCGCCGGCATCCCGCTCAACGCCGTCGCCCCCGGGATCATTCTCACCCCCATGGTGGCACCGCTCATGGAGACGGAGGAGGGCCGCGCGCAGATGGCGCAGGCCGTGCCGATGCCCCTGAACGGACCCGCCGAGGCCGTCGTGGTCGCGCGCCTGCTCGCCTGGCTCGCGGGACCGGAGAACACGCACCTGTGCGGTCAGGTCGTGTTCGTCGACGGCGGCAGCGACGTCGTCATCCGCGGCGACGCCACCTGGTGA
- a CDS encoding AMP-binding protein produces MFTSPYPTIDIPRVSVYDELFGTLTDDDLDRVALIDPGSGAETTYRALRAQIDAFAGALAARGVEIGTVLGLLCPNVPAFATVFHGALRAGGTVTTINSLYTPGEIEKQLKDAGATWLITVSPLLPQAKVAADAAGIPAERLIVLDGAEGHPDLRALLSEQRTPPEVSFDPMTHIAVLPYSSGTTGVAKGVMLSHHNLVANVTQTRVTIRLHEGDRVMAVLPFFHIYGMTVLLNLALRQRASLVPMPKFDLVEFLTAIQRFQCTFLFIAPPIAVALAKHPIVDQFDISSVHTVFSGAAPLDAETAKLAGERIHARVLQGYGMTELSPVSHATPFERDDFPLDSIGVILPNITCRLVDSETGEEITEVGEHGETRAGELWVKGPNVMLGYLGRPDATAETLGDDGYLRTGDVAVYHEHGYFTIVDRVKELIKYKGYQIAPAELEALLLSHPKIMDAAVIGVLDDEGQEIPKAFVVAAPDTGLTGEDVMSYVAEHVAPYKKVRRVEFIDAVPKSSAGKILRKELRAREASAA; encoded by the coding sequence GTGTTCACGAGTCCGTACCCGACCATCGACATTCCTCGCGTCAGCGTGTACGACGAGCTGTTCGGCACACTGACCGACGACGATCTCGATCGCGTCGCGCTGATCGATCCCGGCAGCGGCGCGGAGACGACGTATCGCGCGCTGCGCGCCCAGATCGACGCGTTCGCGGGCGCGCTCGCGGCGCGGGGCGTCGAGATCGGCACCGTGCTGGGGCTGCTGTGCCCCAACGTGCCCGCGTTCGCGACGGTGTTCCACGGCGCCCTGCGCGCCGGCGGCACGGTCACGACGATCAACTCCCTGTACACCCCCGGCGAGATCGAGAAGCAGCTGAAGGACGCGGGCGCGACCTGGCTCATCACCGTGAGCCCGCTGCTGCCGCAGGCGAAGGTCGCGGCGGATGCCGCGGGCATCCCGGCGGAGCGCCTGATCGTGCTCGACGGGGCCGAGGGCCACCCGGATCTGCGCGCCCTGCTCTCCGAGCAGCGGACGCCGCCCGAGGTCTCCTTCGACCCGATGACGCACATCGCCGTGCTCCCCTACTCGTCGGGCACGACGGGCGTCGCGAAGGGCGTCATGCTCTCGCACCACAACCTCGTCGCGAACGTCACGCAGACCCGCGTGACCATCCGCCTGCACGAAGGCGACCGCGTGATGGCGGTGCTGCCGTTCTTCCACATCTACGGCATGACGGTGCTGCTCAACCTCGCGCTGCGCCAGCGGGCGAGCCTCGTGCCGATGCCCAAGTTCGACCTCGTCGAGTTCCTGACGGCGATCCAGCGGTTCCAGTGCACCTTCCTGTTCATCGCGCCGCCCATCGCCGTCGCCCTCGCGAAGCACCCCATCGTCGACCAGTTCGACATCTCGAGCGTGCACACGGTGTTCTCGGGCGCCGCTCCCCTCGACGCGGAGACCGCGAAGCTGGCCGGCGAGCGCATCCATGCCCGCGTGCTGCAGGGCTACGGCATGACCGAGCTCAGCCCCGTGTCGCACGCCACTCCGTTCGAGCGCGACGACTTCCCGCTCGACTCCATCGGCGTGATCCTGCCCAACATCACGTGCCGGCTGGTCGACTCGGAGACCGGCGAGGAGATCACCGAGGTCGGCGAGCACGGCGAGACGCGCGCGGGCGAGCTGTGGGTCAAGGGCCCGAACGTCATGCTCGGCTATCTCGGACGCCCCGACGCGACCGCCGAGACGCTGGGCGACGACGGCTACCTGCGCACGGGCGACGTGGCGGTCTACCACGAGCACGGCTACTTCACGATCGTCGACCGGGTGAAGGAGCTCATCAAGTACAAGGGCTACCAGATCGCGCCGGCCGAGCTGGAGGCCCTGCTGCTGAGCCATCCGAAGATCATGGATGCCGCGGTCATCGGCGTGCTCGACGACGAGGGCCAGGAGATCCCGAAGGCGTTCGTCGTCGCGGCGCCCGACACGGGCCTGACCGGCGAGGACGTGATGTCGTACGTCGCCGAGCACGTCGCGCCCTACAAGAAGGTGCGGCGCGTGGAGTTCATCGACGCGGTGCCGAAGTCGAGCGCGGGCAAGATCCTGCGCAAGGAGCTGCGCGCCCGCGAGGCGAGCGCCGCGTAG
- a CDS encoding LLM class flavin-dependent oxidoreductase: MEFGIFSVSDVTRDPVTGDTPSEAERIDAITRIALAAEEAGLDVFAVGEHHNPPFFSSSPTTLLAYIAGQTRTLKLSTATTLITTNDPVRIAEEYAMLQHLAKGRMDLMLGRGNTAPVYPWFGKDIRTALTLALENYNLLHRLWREDVVDYSGTFRTPLRGFTSTPRPLDDVPPFVWHGSIRTPEIAEQAAFYGDGFFSNHIFAPSEHSLRLIDFYRQRFEHYGHGPAKRAIVGLGGQAFIAKRSQDAVDGFRPYFDEAPVYGHGPRMEDFMQQTPLSVGSPQEVIDKTLTFREIFGDYQRQMFLIDHAGLPLATVLEQIELLGEHVVPVLRRELAARRDPDVPETAPTHAQLVAAKYGDDAPRQPRPRANRGDNVTGGSPYLDTSAAPATA, translated from the coding sequence ATGGAATTCGGCATCTTCAGCGTGAGCGATGTCACGCGCGACCCCGTCACCGGCGACACGCCCAGCGAGGCGGAGCGCATCGACGCCATCACGCGGATCGCCCTCGCGGCCGAGGAGGCGGGGCTCGACGTCTTCGCCGTCGGCGAGCACCACAACCCGCCCTTCTTCTCGTCGTCGCCCACGACCCTGCTCGCCTACATCGCGGGGCAGACGCGAACGCTGAAGCTCAGCACGGCGACGACGCTCATCACGACGAACGACCCCGTGCGCATCGCCGAGGAGTACGCGATGCTGCAGCACCTCGCCAAGGGGCGCATGGACCTGATGCTCGGCCGCGGCAACACGGCGCCCGTCTACCCGTGGTTCGGCAAGGACATCCGCACGGCGCTGACGCTCGCCCTGGAGAACTACAACCTGCTGCACCGCCTCTGGCGCGAGGACGTCGTGGACTACAGCGGCACCTTCCGCACGCCGCTGCGCGGGTTCACCTCGACGCCCCGTCCGCTCGACGACGTGCCGCCGTTCGTGTGGCACGGCTCCATCCGCACCCCCGAGATCGCCGAGCAGGCCGCGTTCTACGGCGACGGGTTCTTCTCGAACCACATCTTCGCGCCGTCCGAGCACTCGCTGCGGCTCATCGACTTCTACCGGCAGCGGTTCGAGCACTACGGACACGGCCCCGCGAAGCGGGCGATCGTCGGTCTCGGCGGACAGGCGTTCATCGCGAAGAGATCGCAGGATGCCGTCGACGGCTTCCGCCCCTACTTCGACGAGGCGCCGGTCTACGGCCACGGCCCCCGCATGGAGGACTTCATGCAGCAGACGCCGCTCTCGGTGGGCAGCCCGCAGGAGGTCATCGACAAGACCCTCACGTTCCGGGAGATCTTCGGCGACTACCAGCGGCAGATGTTCCTGATCGACCACGCGGGCCTGCCGCTCGCGACCGTGCTCGAGCAGATCGAGCTGCTCGGCGAGCACGTCGTGCCCGTGCTGCGCCGCGAGCTCGCCGCACGGCGCGACCCCGACGTGCCGGAGACCGCACCCACCCACGCGCAGCTCGTCGCGGCGAAGTACGGCGACGACGCGCCCCGCCAGCCGAGGCCTCGCGCGAACCGCGGCGACAACGTCACCGGCGGCTCGCCCTACCTCGACACGTCGGCCGCCCCGGCCACGGCCTGA
- a CDS encoding SixA phosphatase family protein, producing the protein MVTLVLVRHAKSDWGRPDLSDHDRPLNPRGLRDAPAMAERLADDGVRLDAILASTALRARTTAAFFGERFGLEPELDAELYGAPARTLLAGAIARRAPSVMVVAHDPGMTVLAEHLSGGGIGAMPTCAVATFRWDADDWDVAAAIDPAEWSFRAPR; encoded by the coding sequence ATGGTGACACTCGTGCTCGTCCGGCACGCCAAGAGCGACTGGGGCCGCCCCGACCTGTCGGATCACGACCGCCCGCTCAACCCGCGCGGCCTGCGCGACGCGCCCGCGATGGCCGAGCGGCTCGCGGACGACGGCGTGCGGCTCGACGCGATCCTCGCCTCCACGGCGCTGCGGGCGCGCACGACCGCCGCGTTCTTCGGCGAGCGCTTCGGCCTCGAGCCCGAGCTCGACGCCGAGCTGTACGGAGCGCCCGCGCGCACGCTGCTGGCCGGCGCGATCGCCCGGCGCGCACCGTCGGTCATGGTCGTGGCGCACGACCCCGGCATGACCGTGCTCGCCGAGCACCTCTCGGGCGGCGGCATCGGCGCCATGCCGACGTGCGCCGTCGCGACGTTCCGCTGGGACGCCGACGACTGGGACGTCGCCGCGGCGATCGACCCCGCCGAGTGGAGCTTCCGGGCCCCGCGCTAA
- a CDS encoding alpha/beta fold hydrolase has product MTSPRPATVVFLHGIGVGPESWDAQVRALPDGFAGVAPRIAGLRDHDGVPFTLDGAVSALCDELDRRGLERVHVCGLSLGALVATRLAATRPERVASLVLSGGQVRPHPVLMRVQNGILRLLPARIAGAPGMSKGRMLDVLRALAALDLRPELSRIGARTLVLCGARDRANIPAARELAASIPHASLQIVPGAGHEWNTQLPHEFSSRLNAFLASA; this is encoded by the coding sequence GTGACCTCGCCGCGCCCCGCCACCGTCGTCTTCCTGCACGGCATCGGCGTCGGCCCCGAATCCTGGGACGCCCAGGTGCGAGCGCTTCCCGACGGCTTCGCCGGCGTCGCGCCGCGCATCGCCGGACTCCGCGACCACGACGGCGTTCCCTTCACGCTCGACGGCGCCGTGTCGGCGCTGTGCGACGAGCTCGACCGTCGCGGGCTCGAGCGCGTGCACGTCTGCGGGCTCTCGCTCGGCGCCCTGGTCGCGACCCGGCTCGCGGCCACCCGCCCCGAGCGCGTCGCGTCCCTCGTGCTGTCGGGAGGTCAGGTGCGTCCCCATCCCGTGCTCATGCGGGTGCAGAACGGCATCCTCCGGCTGCTTCCCGCGCGCATCGCCGGCGCCCCCGGAATGAGCAAGGGCAGGATGCTCGACGTGCTGCGCGCGCTCGCCGCCCTCGACCTGCGGCCCGAGCTGTCGCGCATCGGCGCGCGCACGCTCGTGCTGTGCGGCGCGAGGGACCGCGCGAACATCCCCGCCGCGCGCGAGCTCGCGGCATCGATCCCGCACGCGTCTCTGCAGATCGTCCCCGGCGCCGGTCACGAGTGGAACACGCAGCTCCCGCACGAGTTCTCCTCGAGACTGAACGCGTTCCTCGCGTCGGCGTGA
- a CDS encoding Glu/Leu/Phe/Val dehydrogenase family protein, producing MTTAPSLPDFAHERVEVSTGGRSGLIITVALHSSVLGPALGGVRRWAYPHWSDALGDALRLSAAMTLKNAAAGLDAGGGKAVIALSPGEALDADRRRDAYLDLGDAVERFDGLYRTAEDVGSTSEDMLVVSERTAHVVGLPDAVGGSGEPSAPTSLGVYWSLREVLARVTGSSEVGGRRITVSGLGQVGSRLAVRLVAEGALLTVTDVDPAKRDLATQLDLTWAEPGTEHLVPADVFVPAGVGGVLTDEVIDALDVRAVCGPANNPLAERAGADRLAARGVLYAPDFVVNAGGVIHLDVAARGASRDEAAARIVGIRDTLSRVFDEAAATGTTPLVAAEALAAQRLDAATRALA from the coding sequence ATGACCACCGCCCCGTCCCTGCCCGATTTCGCCCACGAACGCGTGGAGGTGAGCACAGGAGGGCGCAGCGGCCTCATCATCACGGTCGCGCTGCACTCCTCGGTGCTCGGCCCCGCCCTCGGCGGCGTGCGCCGATGGGCCTATCCGCACTGGAGCGACGCCCTCGGCGACGCGTTGCGCCTGTCGGCGGCGATGACCCTGAAGAACGCCGCCGCGGGGCTCGACGCCGGCGGCGGCAAGGCGGTGATCGCCCTGTCGCCCGGCGAGGCGCTCGACGCCGACCGGCGCCGCGACGCGTACCTCGATCTCGGCGACGCCGTCGAACGGTTCGACGGCCTCTACCGCACCGCCGAGGACGTCGGCTCGACGAGCGAGGACATGCTCGTCGTCAGCGAGCGCACGGCGCACGTCGTCGGCCTGCCCGACGCCGTCGGCGGGTCGGGCGAGCCCTCGGCGCCGACGAGCCTGGGCGTCTACTGGTCGCTGCGCGAGGTGCTCGCCCGGGTCACGGGATCCTCCGAGGTCGGGGGCCGCCGCATCACCGTCTCGGGCCTCGGGCAGGTCGGCAGCCGGCTCGCCGTGCGCCTCGTCGCCGAGGGGGCGCTGCTGACGGTGACCGACGTCGACCCCGCCAAGCGCGACCTCGCGACGCAGCTCGACCTGACCTGGGCCGAGCCGGGCACCGAGCACCTCGTGCCGGCCGACGTCTTCGTGCCGGCCGGCGTCGGCGGCGTCCTCACCGACGAGGTGATCGACGCCCTCGACGTCAGGGCCGTCTGCGGTCCCGCGAACAATCCGCTCGCCGAGCGTGCGGGCGCCGATCGCCTGGCGGCCCGCGGCGTGCTGTACGCGCCCGACTTCGTCGTCAACGCGGGCGGCGTGATCCACCTCGACGTCGCCGCGCGGGGCGCGTCGCGCGACGAGGCGGCGGCGCGCATCGTCGGCATCCGCGACACGCTCTCCCGCGTGTTCGACGAGGCGGCCGCGACGGGCACGACGCCGCTCGTGGCCGCCGAGGCGCTGGCGGCGCAGCGGCTCGACGCCGCCACGCGCGCCCTGGCATAG
- a CDS encoding gamma-glutamylcyclotransferase family protein, with product MTSDELLFTYGSLRRPEVQLDTFGRLLRGETDVLTGYTLDHAEIHAHRLSSAAGSTVHAVLRPTGNPLDKVVGTAVVVTTEELDAADEYESTVFRRIPVTLASGRPAWVYTV from the coding sequence ATGACGAGTGACGAGCTCCTGTTCACCTACGGGTCGCTGCGGCGCCCCGAGGTGCAGCTCGACACGTTCGGGCGGCTCCTCAGGGGCGAGACCGACGTGCTCACCGGCTACACGCTCGACCACGCGGAGATCCACGCGCACCGCCTCAGCAGCGCGGCGGGCAGCACGGTGCACGCGGTGCTGCGGCCCACCGGCAACCCGCTCGACAAGGTCGTCGGCACGGCCGTGGTCGTGACGACCGAGGAGCTCGACGCCGCCGACGAGTACGAGTCGACCGTGTTCCGCCGCATCCCCGTGACCCTCGCGAGCGGTCGCCCGGCGTGGGTGTACACGGTCTGA